The stretch of DNA CTTTAGCTTGGGTAAGCCAAAGTCCATAAACATCGAATGTGTCTGCACTGGCAGAGGTGGGTAACGCCAACAGTGCAAGACTAGCCAACATCTTTCGCATCATTCCCTCCTATTTAATATACATGTATATTTTATTGCTAAAACAAAGTCAATCAAGTAATATCTAAATATGGAAGATATAAATTTAGAGAAAAAAATTGCGCCGGGGCGCCCCCTTGTGTCGGACTTAAAGCGCGCGCGCATGAGGCGCGAAATCGCGGATATTGCAAAAAGGCTGTTTCAGGAAGACGGTTACGCCAAGATTTCTATTCGTCGCATCGCGAGCGAAATGGGGTGCTCTCCCATGACGCTTTACAAATACTACCCTGCAAAAATAGACATTCTCCGTACGCTTTGGGCTGATGTCTTTAGCGACCTCTTTGATCAATTGGAGGCCTTGCCACAGGCAAGTGAGAGTCTACTTTGTGATTTAGGCGCGGCATATGTGCGGTATTGGTTAAATCATACGGAGTATTACAGACTTGTTTTCATTTCCGACGGCGTTACGCAATCGGATGTCAGCATCTTTCTAGACAGCCCAGCGCTTGTGCAACGCTTCAGCATATTTGGCCGAGCCCTAACGTCCTACAGCCCTGAGAACATACACTCCGATAAATTGAAACTGAAGCTCGACGCGTACATGTGTTTTTTAAATGGCATCACTCACAACCTAATCACTATAAGTGGCTATCAATGGTCTGACCCTGACAGATTGGTCTCATTGGCAGTCAGTGCAGTTACAGATTAAACTGGAGTAGGTCGCTGGGCCAGGTCGTCGGGATTTAGCTGACCGAGAGCGTTTTAAAATCGCTTGCGGGTTCAAGTAAAACACTAGCAATTTTAGCATGATCCTCAATGCGGACATTGCGATGTATCTGTTCGATCTAAATTCTAGGTGTTAGTTGTACCAAATGTTTGTGCCCAAACATGCAGATTACGCGAATTCAGTATGCAATAGGTTTTAACAACGACTCTGATATGTTGCCTTCTCGCCGCTTGCTCCCAAGTTACAAGCCATCATATTGCGTTGTTTTAACAGCCTTACCCGACTTGTTCTTCACAATAGATGTCCATTTTGTTTCTAAATTTATATCTTCATATTGAATATTACCTTCGCGAGAATAAAGGAAAGTTTCTCGGTGGTTTTTGGATGTAACTTCAACCCCTAAGCAGCCGTTGCCTTTGATCCGCTTGACTGTAATATCCGTAGCAGGGGCAGGATTGGGTGCGTTCCTCGGCTGAAGTACATTTAAAAAGCAAGTGTCTTTATCGGGCGAACTATTTTCAATAAGCAAAGTTTTCAGGCTGATGCGTCTTATGTCGTCAGGGCGTTGCGGTGTCATGATTTCTTCGACAAGGGTTTCGTTAATACTGGTTGTTCGCTTTTCAGGAAAGATAGGGAATATATTTAAAGCGCCACTACCATTAAGAATTTCAAACTCAATTTCATTCACTTGCTTTGCATATTTTTCGCCATGAATACGCCATGTATAAATGTGCTCTAGCTCGCTTTCGAGTTCATCAAGCATTATAAAATACCCGAGCTTGCTATTGATTATATGTCGGGCATTTCGGATCAGCCGCATTTCAGGGTAATAGAGCCCGCTGCTCTCACCGACGACAAAGCTGTAGTCATTCTCATCTGAGAACGCTTCGACCTTGGCTATTGCCTCTTCAGGGACATCCCGCCAAACATTGAAGATACCTTTGCAATTTAAGTCGAATAGCTCAGGGTCTGAAAGGTTGCCGGTTTTCCAGATTTTTTCTCCGACACACCCCGTCCCGTCCACAGTGATGAGATTATGAATTTCGGCCTTGGATGTGCGGTTATAGCCTTCATCAATGACTAATGACGCGCCGTTATGATTGACAATGAAATTGTTAAAATCGACATGATAATGTGTCAGGCTGCGTGTAAACCAGTCATTCTTCTTGTCTAATTCCCAACTAATTTTCCATTGCTTATGCCCGCCGGGTGGACTTGACTTAAAGGACAAATGCGTTGCATCCGCGTCCCAACCTGACCGCATAACGACTAGGCCAAGGTCTTCAAAATACTTAGTGACAGGTAGGTTTTCTGGGGATTGCGGCTCGACATCAGGATTAAACCAAATCAATTCCAAAAACGCTTCAGGCAAGATACCGGGAAAAATTTTACTCTGGTACGCCTCGCGAAATAAAAACTTGTCATGCACAAGATCACCAAGCCACTGTGCCTGCTCATTATCATATTCCGATGCGAGCTTATAATACGCGCTTATGGAGTGTGAGCTGCGCTTGTCATGCACATCGCCAAAGCCGATATTTTCTTCCCACCCTGGCGCAATTTGATAGAGCTGAAAATCGAATGTGTTTGTCATGAAACTTGATTCAAAATGGTTTGCCCCACCATCGGCGCGAATTAAATCGGCCGCATTTAAAAGAAAGTTCATGGCGTATCGCCAATAGACCGTGCCTTCGTAATTCGATCCATCTTCGGGCAGATATGAAAACACTTTTTCAAAGTTGTCTTTAATCTCATCAATCCAAGTCTGCGCTTCAGGATACTCAGGCCGCAAAGCAAGCGCCGTCGTCAGTAATCCCGAGTAATTAATCCAGTTATGGTTTTGCCAATAATTCGTTGACCAGCAATGACCAAGGTTATCCTGACCATAATCAAATATTTTATGACTCTGTAGGACGAGTTTATCACGAAATTTAACGCGCTCCGTCTCTGTCAGATGATCCTTTAGCCAGTCATAAGATAGCCCCAGCCCAAAAAGCAACCAAGAGGCGCTTAGGTCAACGTCAACAAGAAAACCATGTCCCCAAACGTCATAATTCACTGCGGTAAAAATCCACCGCTTTGCCTCGGTGAGGTAATGCTCTTGACCCGTTAAAATATAGGCAAGGCTCAAATTTGCGGCTGCCATACCGATATAGGTCACGCTAGTTTTAGGCACCTTTTTGGAGAGCGGCTGGTCTTCGTAAAGGCGGCATTGCTCTAACAGGCGTTTGAATTGTGGCTTATGCGTCGTGCTGACTTGAGCTTTTAAAACTTCAAGCCGGTCATTGATAAGAAGGTGAGTCATTTTGCAGCCTCAAGTTTCTTGCCTGCCAATATCATCATTGAACTAATGCCGCCGATAATTAAAGTAAGCGCAAGTATCGTCAATCGGCCTTCTATGGGGTTTGGGACAATCAACATCAAGGCCACAAACCCCGCAATGGCCGCGCCAAAGCGGCCAATGATTGTGAGTTGTTTGTCGTCATTTTCTTCGCCAATTTCAGCTGCAAAATCGACGGGCGTCTTCATTACTTTGAAAAATTTGTCTACATGCTTGCGGTGCGGCGAGTCGATAGCAGGTGCAAAGAAGATGGCGATGAGGAAGCTGAAACTGCCAATAGCAAAGACACCGAAGAACTTCTGCTGAAAATTCCAATCAAAGCCATCGCTGAAAGCTTCCGAAAACCCAAGATAGCTCAGCGGCACTTCAAAAAATGCCAAGGCGGAATAGATCAAGGCGCAACCAATAGAGAACAGCGCGACCCACCAAGGCGTTCGCCGAATAAACATACCCCACAGCAATGGGATAGATATTGGCATAGATAGCAATGTGCCCACATCAATCATAATTTCGAAAATGCCTCGGCCTTCTTGACCAGATAAGTAAAGCGCCATCAAGATGATAAGAAACCCCATCACCCAAGTCATGCCACGGCCATAACGCAGAAGTTCTGAATCATTTCTGGGCGTTAGTTTAAAACGGTGCACGACCTTCGGATAAATATCTTTTATCAAAATAGCCACATTCGTATTAAGCCCTGTATCCATTGAACTCATCGTTGCGGTTACAATGGCAACGACGATCAATCCGATTAACCCCTTAGGGAGCAGGTTGATGCTTGCAACTGCGTAGCTGGCTTCGGCAGGTTTGCTGAGATCAAAGACCATGACCTGCTCAGGAAATAAGAGCCTAGCCGTGATTGGCGGTATAAACCATATCGCACTCCCCATAAGCATTAGCAAAGAGGCGAGAAGGGCTGATTTGCGAGCCTCGGCCCCGTCCTTGGCGGAAAAGTAGCGCGGTGCGGCATTGATGGAATTGAACTCTATAAACTGTTTTGTCATCATCGCGCTCGCCCAGCCCCACGTATAAGCTCCGCCGAAAAGCGTCGCGGAATTGACCATGCTGAACTCTTCAGTCAAACCTTGAGCCTCTATCTGTTCAAACATGCTGCCAATGCCCCCGAGTTCATGGAGGCAGAGCCAAGCAATAATTATCGTTAACGGAATCAGTATCAGTCCTTGCAAAAAATCCGTTGCCATAACGGCCCAGCGGCCACCTGTTGCGGAATAAAAAAGAACAACGATGCCGCAAACAACGATGACATGTTCAATTTTATAGCCGAACGCCGCAGAGCAAAAAATGGCGAGCCCGTAAAGCGCCATGGCCGAGTATAAAATCCGAATGGGCACTTCGTAAAACGCATAGAAATTTTGAGTTTGCTCGCCAAAACGCATAGAGATGGCTTCGGGGAATGTCGTGACGCGTAGCTGACGCAACCAAGGCCCTACGACGACAAAATTCAAGAAATAGCCGAGTACATTCCCGAAAAATATAAACATGACGGAGAAGCCAGTCTCGTAAGCAATGCCCGCTGCGCCCGTAAAGGTCCAAGCGCTAAAGGCGCTCATGAAGGAGCTCATCCCGACAAGCCACCATGTGCCTTTTGAGCCACCCTTAAAGTAGTCATCCGTAGTGGATGATAATTTTTTGAACACGAGCCCGACCGAAAGAATAAGAGCAAGATATCCAAAGACCACCAGATATTCGATATTGGAAATTTCTAGTTGGGACATAGGTTCAGGTTTCTAAGGTCATGTTTGATACTTCAAAGGGTATTATAGGCCTCGGATTATGCAATGGTTAGTTACGGTCCTCAAATGAGCGTCCTAAAATCGCTCCATAACAGCCGCTGGTAATGTTTGAATTGCGTGTGTATTCACCTCAATATAAACACTCGTTATGTCCGTTTTGCGACGAAAGTAACCGTTTTGAGTAATTTGCTCTAATGTCAGCAATGAGGATTATTCTGACATTTATCATTTATCTTAGTTTTCAGCTTTAAGTACCAGGGTTCGAATTCCCTAACGCGCGCAAAATTAGCCCAAACTCATAAAAGCTACAGTGCAAAGATGAAATTATTACAGAAATTGCAGGGAAATAAAATTTTTTTCAGGAAAGTAATGGCGCACCGGGGACGACAAGACCTGGAAACAATAAGTCTATATATTTCAGATACTTAAACGGCATGAAAATGTCAATAGACTGATTATTGTTACCACAATTCGCACCATAACGGCAGTTTTGGGAAACTCTCAAATCTAGCTTTCTCCCGCTAAGCCAGAGGCTATTCGTAGCGTAAGCGTGAAGCGAATAGCCTGCCCGTCCGGCGAGGACGCCTGCTCGGTGTTGGCGTCTAGGAGCGGAGTCGATGGCCCTTTGGCTAAGTCTCAGTTACGAGGTCATCAAAATATTCACTCACGGGTAAGACACCTGAAAGCAGTAAGTTCTCGCGCGCCCGCGTGGCTGCAACGTATAAAAGCTGGCGTTCTGTTTGCCATATTTCGTCAAGGTCATCTTGTGTTTCTGCACCTTCGACACGGCTCTCAAGGGGAACGATCTCTGCGTCGCAGGCCATCACAGCAACCGCTCGGAACTCTAAGCCTTTCGCAAGCTGCATCACGCCAACAGAGAGTAAACCAGCCTGCGGCCGCGCGTCACCAAGTAAGGCCTGCACAGACAAGTTTAGCATATCAGCAACGGCTTGGGCGCGGGTAAGCTGGCCTTCAGACCTTACAATAAGCCCAATCTCTTCAGGGGCTATACCCGCGTCCAATCGTGCCTTTACCCAAGCTGATACCTGCTTCGTTTCATCGATTTGGTCTGTGCAAGAAATGGCCTCAGGCACTGGTCCGTTAAAGACACTTATGGTGCCAGAACGGTCTTCCACAAGACCGTCTAAATCAGATAGTTTTTCAGGCAATAAACGGTCTAATTGCTCACGAATTTGATGCGAGGTCCGATAGTTCACCTTAAGTGTACCGGAGCGCCCCCGGACATCTATACCCAATGATTTCCAAGAGAACGGAAGCTTAAATATGCGCTGACCTAAGTCTCCTGCAAAGAAAAGGCGGTTGCCGCCTTCCGGTGCCAGTGCAGCCAAAAAACGGAGTTCAGGCACGCCAAGGTCCTGCGCTTCATCGACAATAATATGCGTGAACGGTTTGCGTTCCCGACCTGAATAATAATCCTCAACCCATGCAAACAGCTGAGCCTCTGTAAGTTCATGTCGCGCTTTCATGCCGTCTCGTAAGGCCTGAAACCAAGGCCAGATAAGCTCACGGCGGCGTTGACCAATTCGCGAACGTCGCCCAGTTCGCTTAAGCTCACGATAGTCTTCAAGACTATCCACACGCCAAGGATCGATGACATCCT from Fretibacter rubidus encodes:
- a CDS encoding TetR/AcrR family transcriptional regulator, producing MRREIADIAKRLFQEDGYAKISIRRIASEMGCSPMTLYKYYPAKIDILRTLWADVFSDLFDQLEALPQASESLLCDLGAAYVRYWLNHTEYYRLVFISDGVTQSDVSIFLDSPALVQRFSIFGRALTSYSPENIHSDKLKLKLDAYMCFLNGITHNLITISGYQWSDPDRLVSLAVSAVTD
- a CDS encoding DUF4962 domain-containing protein, whose protein sequence is MTHLLINDRLEVLKAQVSTTHKPQFKRLLEQCRLYEDQPLSKKVPKTSVTYIGMAAANLSLAYILTGQEHYLTEAKRWIFTAVNYDVWGHGFLVDVDLSASWLLFGLGLSYDWLKDHLTETERVKFRDKLVLQSHKIFDYGQDNLGHCWSTNYWQNHNWINYSGLLTTALALRPEYPEAQTWIDEIKDNFEKVFSYLPEDGSNYEGTVYWRYAMNFLLNAADLIRADGGANHFESSFMTNTFDFQLYQIAPGWEENIGFGDVHDKRSSHSISAYYKLASEYDNEQAQWLGDLVHDKFLFREAYQSKIFPGILPEAFLELIWFNPDVEPQSPENLPVTKYFEDLGLVVMRSGWDADATHLSFKSSPPGGHKQWKISWELDKKNDWFTRSLTHYHVDFNNFIVNHNGASLVIDEGYNRTSKAEIHNLITVDGTGCVGEKIWKTGNLSDPELFDLNCKGIFNVWRDVPEEAIAKVEAFSDENDYSFVVGESSGLYYPEMRLIRNARHIINSKLGYFIMLDELESELEHIYTWRIHGEKYAKQVNEIEFEILNGSGALNIFPIFPEKRTTSINETLVEEIMTPQRPDDIRRISLKTLLIENSSPDKDTCFLNVLQPRNAPNPAPATDITVKRIKGNGCLGVEVTSKNHRETFLYSREGNIQYEDINLETKWTSIVKNKSGKAVKTTQYDGL